In Strigops habroptila isolate Jane chromosome 14, bStrHab1.2.pri, whole genome shotgun sequence, one genomic interval encodes:
- the KCNJ16 gene encoding inward rectifier potassium channel 16: MRKMTEQRGCYRPVNTQGNKISYQGTCQESPEKGMKRLQKRFLHKDGSCNVYFKHIFGEWESYVVDIFTTLVDIKWRHMFVIFSLSYVLSWLFFGLVFWLIAIQHGDLFNDEEITPCVANVHSFTGAFLFSLETQTTIGYGYRCVTEECSVAILMVILQSVLSCIIDTFIIGAALAKMATARKRAQTIRFSYYAVVGLRDDKFCLMWRIGDFRPNHMVEGSVRAQLLRYKEDKEGRMTMEYKDLKLLNDQIILVTPVTIVHEIDSESPLYGLDRKALAKDNFEILVTFVYTGDSTGTSHQSRSSYVPREILWGYRFNDVLHVKKKYYKVDCLQFEETTEVYAPHCSAMQLDRKEQEWNRIEKTQEKEAETSALEIKPFSTDQKSFSAVALITSCEDPEDSVTTVSQPSGEVSYQKATVTLSRLSIESQI; encoded by the coding sequence ATGAGAAAGATGACTGAGCAGCGTGGTTGCTATAGGCCTGTAAACACACAGGGAAATAAGATCAGTTACCAAGGCACTTGTCAAGAAAGCCCAGAAAAGGGGATGAAAAGATTGCAGAAGCGGTTTCTCCATAAGGATGGCAGCTGCAATGTGTACTTCAAACACATCTTTGGGGAATGGGAGAGCTACGTAGTGGACATATTTACCACACTGGTGGACATCAAGTGGCGCCATATGTTCGTGATATTCTCGTTGTCGTATGTTCTTTCATGGTTGTTCTTTGGACTGGTCTTCTGGCTGATAGCAATCCAACATGGAGATTTATTCAATGATGAAGAAATAACCCCCTGTGTTGCAAATGTCCATAGCTTCACAGGAGCATTCCTGTTCTCCCTTGAAACCCAAACGACCATCGGGTACGGTTACCGCTGTGTTACAGAAGAGTGCTCCGTCGCAATCCTCATGGTTATCCTGCAGTCAGTATTAAGCTGCATTATTGACACCTTCATAATCGGAGCAGCTTTGGCTAAAATGGCCACAGCTCGAAAAAGAGCTCAAACCATTCGTTTCAGCTACTATGCTGTAGTTGGCCTGAGGGATGATAAGTTTTGCCTCATGTGGCGCATTGGTGATTTCAGGCCAAACCACATGGTTGAGGGCTCCGTACGAGCTCAGCTTCTGCGCTACAAGGAAGACAAGGAGGGGAGAATGACAATGGAATACAAGGACTTGAAGTTGCTAAATGACCAGATCATACTTGTTACCCCAGTGACCATCGTACATGAAATTGATAGTGAGAGCCCCTTGTATGGTCTAGACCGGAAAGCTCTGGCCAAGGACAACTTTGAAATCCTGGTCACATTTGTCTACACGGGTGATTCAACAGGAACTTCACATCAGTCAAGAAGCTCGTATGTCCCCAGAGAGATTCTTTGGGGCTATAGGTTTAACGATGTCttacatgtaaagaaaaaatactacaAGGTGGATTGCTTACAGTTTGAAGAAACCACAGAGGTTTATGCTCCTCACTGCAGTGCCATGCAGCTGGATCGAAAGGAACAAGAATGGAACCGAATTGAgaagacacaggaaaaagaagcagagacatCAGCACTGGAGATCAAGCCATTCAGTACTGACCAAAAGTCATTTAGTGCAGTTGCCCTCATCACCAGCTGTGAAGATCCAGAAGACTCAGTGACAACTGTCAGTCAGCCTTCTGGAGAAGTTTCTTATCAGAAAGCAACTGTGACCTTAAGTAGGCTATCAATAGAGTCCCAAATCTAG